TAGGACAATCTCAAGGTTTTCAAATGATTATCATAGCGGCCATTTTCCAAAAAGTGAGCTACAGCCTGCTGCATCAATGTAGGAGCAGAAATGCTCGTCATAAATTTTAAGCGTTCCACTTTTTCTTTATAAAGTCCAGGAGCTGTCCACCCTACCCTTAAACCGGGTGCAATGGTTTTAGAAAATGAAGAGCATAACAGCACCAAGCCCTTTTTATCAAATGTTTTAGCAGTTTTAGGTCGGCTCTTGCCAAAATAAATATCCCCCAAAATATCGTCTTCAATTAATGGAATTTCCCGTTCCGCCAACAAATCAACCAAACGTTTTTTCTCAGCATCGGGCATACAACTACCTAATGGATTGTTGAAATTGAGTGTAAATAAACAAGCTGCCACTTCCGTTTTATCAAGTGCCTTTTCCAGTTCATCTACATCAATTCCTTTATCAGGATAAGTCGCAATTTCAAGCACTTTCATCCCCAAGCTTTCTATTGTTTGTAAAACGCCATAATACGTAGGAGATTCAATAGCAATGGTGTCACCCTGTTTAGCAACTGCACGCAAACAAATGTTAATGGCTTCCATACATCCATTGGTCACAATTATTTCATTGGATGAAAGGCTACCTCCCCAATGCATGGATAAACGTGCAATTTGCCGCAGCAGGTTTTCATCTCCGGGAGGAAATGAATACTGAAAAGAATTACCCTTATTTTGCCTTAAAACTGCTTGTATGGATTTGTTTAGTTTGGCTACCGGCAATAAATCAACAGAAGGACCAGCTATAGACAAATCAACAATTGAATCTTTTTCAAAAGGCTTAATAAAGTCTGAAACAAGGCTATCTACCCTAACATTTATTGGCAGCTTCCAGGTAGAAGTAGCAGAAGGTTCGGCATTACGCTTAGGTGATTTCTTTACATAATAACCTGAGCGAGGTCTCGCTTCTATCATCCCCTTTTTCTCTAATAAATAATAAGCTTGAAAAACTGTGGACATACTGACCTTCTGTTCAGCGCTAAGCATTCGTACCGAAGGCATCTTATCACCAGCCTTGAGTACTTCCTGCTCGATAAGTCGTTGTATATTAAAAGCAATTTGTTCATACAAACTTACTTTTTCAATAAATATCTCTTGTTCCATAAACAAAACTGATATGGTCAAATTTAACAAAACTGAATCTGTTTTTATGTGGGTTTTTTATTGAATTTTGTGTAGAACAAGTTAAAAAATTAGAAATGGCTAACACGCAGACCAAAGCATATATAGCACTAGCTATTATTTGTGTTACTTGGGGAACCACATTTTTGGCAACCAGAGTTGGGATACAGTCAATCCCTCCTATTCTATTTGCGGCTGTAAGACAATTATTGGCAGCAACATTTTTCTTCTCAGTGTTTTTTATCCGCAAAGGAAACTTGCCTAAATGGAGTGAATTACGAATGCAAGTATTAGCAGGTTTACTAATGATAACATTTGGCAACGGAGTAGTAGCCTGGGGTGTAAAACATGTTAGTAGTGGTTTAGCCACCATTATTTGCTCCATGATGCCTATTTGGGTAATATTGATTAATCTGATTGGTAACAGCGGTGAAAAACTGAATTGGAAGATTGGTATTGGTACTTTAATGGGGTTTACTGGGTTGGCCCTTATTTTTAGCGATAATCTTGCCGATTTTCAAAACAGGGAATACTTGTTTGGAATAATTGTAATTGTTTTTGCCAGTATTTCCTGGACATTAGGAACTATGATTGCGAAGAGGAACTACTCCGAAGAAGTTAGTCCGTTTCTTGCCTCCGGCATTCAAACACTTTCCGGCGGGTTGATGCTATTTGTTTTTAGCCCCTTTGTTGACGATTACACCTATTTAAAATTCGATCAAAATGGACTTTGGGCACTAGCTTACTTGGTGATATTGGGCTCAATAATATCCTATACATGCTATAGTTATG
Above is a window of Solitalea lacus DNA encoding:
- a CDS encoding PLP-dependent aminotransferase family protein; its protein translation is MEQEIFIEKVSLYEQIAFNIQRLIEQEVLKAGDKMPSVRMLSAEQKVSMSTVFQAYYLLEKKGMIEARPRSGYYVKKSPKRNAEPSATSTWKLPINVRVDSLVSDFIKPFEKDSIVDLSIAGPSVDLLPVAKLNKSIQAVLRQNKGNSFQYSFPPGDENLLRQIARLSMHWGGSLSSNEIIVTNGCMEAINICLRAVAKQGDTIAIESPTYYGVLQTIESLGMKVLEIATYPDKGIDVDELEKALDKTEVAACLFTLNFNNPLGSCMPDAEKKRLVDLLAEREIPLIEDDILGDIYFGKSRPKTAKTFDKKGLVLLCSSFSKTIAPGLRVGWTAPGLYKEKVERLKFMTSISAPTLMQQAVAHFLENGRYDNHLKTLRLSYHIQMRKYREAIFRYFPEGTKVTDPQGGHVMWIELPSEIDTTILQGKALAHGIAILPGSIFSAQKRHQHFIRIGYCNQFTPEIENALGVLGRLVGEMQTECN
- a CDS encoding DMT family transporter, with protein sequence MANTQTKAYIALAIICVTWGTTFLATRVGIQSIPPILFAAVRQLLAATFFFSVFFIRKGNLPKWSELRMQVLAGLLMITFGNGVVAWGVKHVSSGLATIICSMMPIWVILINLIGNSGEKLNWKIGIGTLMGFTGLALIFSDNLADFQNREYLFGIIVIVFASISWTLGTMIAKRNYSEEVSPFLASGIQTLSGGLMLFVFSPFVDDYTYLKFDQNGLWALAYLVILGSIISYTCYSYALSKLPTSIVAMYAYINPIIAVIMGWLILNEKLNNIIGISAVIILAGLYLVNQGFKAQKTDQAALAVE